The genomic window TCTTTCAAAAATTTTTCTAAGCCTAATTCTATTCTTGCTGCTGCTTCAAGCGATTTTCTATGGCTTCCGCCTGAAAGAAGAGATTCAGCCATCTTGTAAGAAGCTTCATATTCTTCCATTAAAGTTTTAATCTCACCATCACCAATAGAATTGACAACGCTTACCAAATCTCCGATTCCCCAAGTATTTACCGAAAATCCGAACTTTGTTTCTGCTTCTACTTTGTCGCCTTCTGTCACGGCAACATATCTCATGTTATCTCCAAAACGGGCAAATTTTGCTCCCTGCCAATCGTCCCAGCCAGCTGCAACACGGCTCCAGTCTCCGATTTGTTTTTGAACTCTTTCCTCTGCCCAGTGCCCTACAACTACTTTTCTGTTTTTGCGAAGACGGCTTACCATAAAACCGAATTCCCGGTCACCGTGGGCTGCCTGATTCAGGTTCATAAAATCCATATCCATGGTAGACCAAGGAATATCCTGGTTGAACTGTGTGTGTAGATGCAGCATTGGTTTTTGCAAAGCCGTCAATCCGCGAATCCACATTTTTGCAGGTGAAAATGTGTGCATCCAGGTTACAATTCCGATGCAGTTTTCCGCACGGTTAGCTGCCGTTAATGTTTCAAAAATTTCTTCGGTTGATTTTACGGTTGGCTTAATAATAACTTTTACCGGAATTAATGAAGATTGATTAAAAGCTTCAACAATTTTCTGTGAATGTTCTGCAACCTGAGCTAAGGTTTCAGGACCGTATAGATGTTGGCTTCCGGTGATGAACCAGATTTCTTTTGTATTGAGAGGTGTTAACATATTTTTAGTTGATGGTTGTTTGTTGTTTGTTTTTACTGTTGCGTTGTCATTCCAAAGAACGAGGAATCTCTATTTGTTATATTTAAATGTGATTCTTCACTACACTACGTTTCGTTCACAATGACAAACTTTATTTTTAATTTTAATTACTGTCCGTAGTAGGCATTTTTGCCGTGTTTGCGTTCATAATGTTTTTTGATGAGAGAGTCTTTCAGGCGTGGTGCATCAGGATTGATCTGTCTTGTTCGATACGCCATTTCAGCAATGGTTTCCAGAACTTTGCTGTTGTAGACTGCTTTATCAGCATTTTTACCCCAGGTAAACGGTCCGTGGTTTCCGATAAGTACCATTTCAACTTCTTCGTAAGACAGTTTTTTTTCTTTGAAGCAATCTAGAATCTGGATTCCAGTATTGTATTCGTAATTTCCTTCGATTAAATCGTCGCGCATTGGAGGTGCACAGGGAATATCTGTCGTTAAATGATCTGCATGTGTGGTTCCGAAAATCGGAATATCCATCTGAGCCTGCGCCCAGGCAACGGAATAGATCGCGTGTGTATGAGAAATTCCGCCAATGTTTTCCCAGTTTTGGTAGAGGTAAGCGTGGGTTTTGGTATCGGAAGACGGTCTTAATTTTCCTTCTACCACATTGGCATCGTAATCCAGAATGACTATGTCTTCAGGTTTCAGGATCTCGTAAGGAACCCCGCTTGGTTTGATAGCAAAGATTCCTTTTTCACGGTCGACAGCACTCACGTTTCCGAAGGTGTAAACGACAAGCTTCAATGCGTCCAGCTGCATATTGGCTTCGTAACATTCTCTTTGAAGTTCTTTATAGATGCTCATTTTTTATTATTTTTTGATATTTTCTTTTCTTCACAATGCATAGGTTTCACCTATGGCTATTCATATTGAACCCTTCAGGTTCTTTTTGGAAAGTTGAATTGCACGCAGCCCGGCTTGAGCGGAAATCCTTTTTTTTGCATTAGCAAAAGCGTGGGCAAAAAAGATTGGGAGCGGAAGACGGATAAAGCTGCCATAATTTTTTTGGTTATTGGTTTTTAGTTGATGGTTTTTTAGTTGATGGTTTTTAATAATTATAATTATTTAACAGGTCGCCTCTACGATGGCTATTAACAGTTCGCTCCTACGGAGCTATATAGAAATTCTATTGGTTTCCATTAACTACAAACTGTCAACTATCAACTTCTTTTTTGATTTTATGTTGTTTTCTGTGAAGTCGGCGAGAATCTGATACTCATCCATTAATTCTGCGTATTTTTCCACGTGATCTGCCTGAGGAAAATATTCTGCTTCGAAATCGGAACCCATTTTCTGACTTGCCTCCTGAACATTTGGATAAATGCCTGCCGAAACTGCCGCATAAATTGCTGCTCCCAAAGCCGGAGCCTGGTCGGATGCTGCTACGACGATCGGCATATTGAGGACGTTTGCCAACGTTTGCATAATAAACGGGGATTTTCTGGCTACCCCACCAATTCCGATGACTTTTTCGATTTTTACGCCTTCTTCTTCGAAA from Chryseobacterium wanjuense includes these protein-coding regions:
- the araA gene encoding L-arabinose isomerase — translated: MLTPLNTKEIWFITGSQHLYGPETLAQVAEHSQKIVEAFNQSSLIPVKVIIKPTVKSTEEIFETLTAANRAENCIGIVTWMHTFSPAKMWIRGLTALQKPMLHLHTQFNQDIPWSTMDMDFMNLNQAAHGDREFGFMVSRLRKNRKVVVGHWAEERVQKQIGDWSRVAAGWDDWQGAKFARFGDNMRYVAVTEGDKVEAETKFGFSVNTWGIGDLVSVVNSIGDGEIKTLMEEYEASYKMAESLLSGGSHRKSLEAAARIELGLEKFLKDGNFKGFSDTFEDLHGLEQLPGIAVQRLMQKGYGFAGEGDWKTAALVRAMKTMGQGLEGGNAFMEDYTYHLNPSNPSVLGSHMLEVDPVLAVDKPSCEIHPLGIGGKADPVRLVFNSRGNIDSLNAALMDFGNHFRLLINKTKALEITEELPKLPVARILWKPLPDLYTAAEAWILAGGAHHTCYSENITAEQLEDFAEIAGIESLVIDEDTKIRDFKNTLRWNEIYYR
- a CDS encoding L-ribulose-5-phosphate 4-epimerase, coding for MSIYKELQRECYEANMQLDALKLVVYTFGNVSAVDREKGIFAIKPSGVPYEILKPEDIVILDYDANVVEGKLRPSSDTKTHAYLYQNWENIGGISHTHAIYSVAWAQAQMDIPIFGTTHADHLTTDIPCAPPMRDDLIEGNYEYNTGIQILDCFKEKKLSYEEVEMVLIGNHGPFTWGKNADKAVYNSKVLETIAEMAYRTRQINPDAPRLKDSLIKKHYERKHGKNAYYGQ